From a region of the Rhinolophus sinicus isolate RSC01 linkage group LG04, ASM3656204v1, whole genome shotgun sequence genome:
- the WDR31 gene encoding WD repeat-containing protein 31 isoform X2, translating into MLLLRCHLKRAPPQVLCRFYAVMGKLQSKLKHSTYKYRPDGIIEDRIQTKAFQEYTPAHVDTVSVVAALNSDLCVSGGKDKTVVAYDWKAGNVVKRFRGHEREVTKIACVHKSNQFFSASRDRMVMMWDLHGSSQPRQQFSGHAMVVTGLAVSPDSSQLCTGSRDNTLLLWDVGTGQCVERASVSRNLVTHLCWVPREPYILQTSEDKTIRLWDSRGLQVAHIFPTKQHIQTYCEVSEDGHKCISCSNGFGGEGCEATLWDLRQTRTRICEYKGHFQTVASGVFLPRALALMPVIATSSHDSKVKIWNQDTGACLFTLSLDGSGPLTSLAVGDTISLLCASFRRGIHLLRVDHSRGLELREVAAF; encoded by the exons ATGCTGCTACTCAGGTGCCATCTGAAACGAGCTCCTCCTCAGGTTTTGTGTCGGTTCTATGCTGTGATGGGGAAACTGCAAAGCAAACTGAAACACAGCACTTATAAATACAG GCCTGATGGAATTATAGAAGACAGAATTCAAACTAAAGCTTTTCAAGAGTATACCCCAGCTCACGTGGATACCGTCTCTGTTGTTGCTGCTCTGAACTCAGACCTTTGTGTCTCTGGAGGAAAAGATAAG ACAGTTGTGGCCTACGATTGGAAAGCCGGAAACGTGGTGAAAAGGTTCAGAGGACATGAACGTGAAGTCACCAAG ATAGCCTGTGTTCACAAGTCAAACCAGTTCTTCAGCGCCTCTCGGGACAGGATGGTCATGATGTGGGACTTGCACGGTTCTTCACAACCAAGGCAGCAGTTCTCCGGCCATGCCATGGTGGTCACTGGATTGGCTGTGAGTCCAG ACTCGTCACAGCTGTGCACTGGCTCTCGGGACAACACCCTGCTTCTGTGGGATGTGGGGACTGGACAGTGTGTGGAGAGAGCGTCAGTCTCCAGGAACCTG GTCACGCACCTGTGCTGGGTCCCCAGAGAACCATATATACTACAGACTTCTGAAGATAAAACCATCAG ATTATGGGACAGTCGGGGGCTGCAGGTGGCTCATATATTTCCCACAAAGCAACACATTCAGACCTACTGCGAGGTCAGTGAGGATGGACACAAGTGTATCTCCTGCAGCAACGGCTTTGGAGGGGAAGGCTGTGAAGCCACG CTGTGGGACCTAAGGCAGACACGGACCAGAATATGTGAGTATAAGGGGCATTTCCAGACTGTTGCATCCGGTGTCTTTCTTCCAAGAGCATTGGCTTTGATGCCTGTCATTGCTACCTCATCACATGACAGCAAGGTGAAGATTTGGAACCAGGATACCGGAG CCTGCCTGTTCACCTTGTCGCTGGATGGATCAGGACCTTTGACTTCCCTGGCCGTTGGCGACACCATCTCCTTATTGTGTGCAAGTTTCCGCAGAGGAATTCACTTACTCAGGGTGGACCACAGCCGAGGACTGGAGCTGCGGGAAGTGGCAGCATTCTGA
- the WDR31 gene encoding WD repeat-containing protein 31 isoform X1 → MLLLRCHLKRAPPQVLCRFYAVMGKLQSKLKHSTYKYSRPDGIIEDRIQTKAFQEYTPAHVDTVSVVAALNSDLCVSGGKDKTVVAYDWKAGNVVKRFRGHEREVTKIACVHKSNQFFSASRDRMVMMWDLHGSSQPRQQFSGHAMVVTGLAVSPDSSQLCTGSRDNTLLLWDVGTGQCVERASVSRNLVTHLCWVPREPYILQTSEDKTIRLWDSRGLQVAHIFPTKQHIQTYCEVSEDGHKCISCSNGFGGEGCEATLWDLRQTRTRICEYKGHFQTVASGVFLPRALALMPVIATSSHDSKVKIWNQDTGACLFTLSLDGSGPLTSLAVGDTISLLCASFRRGIHLLRVDHSRGLELREVAAF, encoded by the exons ATGCTGCTACTCAGGTGCCATCTGAAACGAGCTCCTCCTCAGGTTTTGTGTCGGTTCTATGCTGTGATGGGGAAACTGCAAAGCAAACTGAAACACAGCACTTATAAATACAG CAGGCCTGATGGAATTATAGAAGACAGAATTCAAACTAAAGCTTTTCAAGAGTATACCCCAGCTCACGTGGATACCGTCTCTGTTGTTGCTGCTCTGAACTCAGACCTTTGTGTCTCTGGAGGAAAAGATAAG ACAGTTGTGGCCTACGATTGGAAAGCCGGAAACGTGGTGAAAAGGTTCAGAGGACATGAACGTGAAGTCACCAAG ATAGCCTGTGTTCACAAGTCAAACCAGTTCTTCAGCGCCTCTCGGGACAGGATGGTCATGATGTGGGACTTGCACGGTTCTTCACAACCAAGGCAGCAGTTCTCCGGCCATGCCATGGTGGTCACTGGATTGGCTGTGAGTCCAG ACTCGTCACAGCTGTGCACTGGCTCTCGGGACAACACCCTGCTTCTGTGGGATGTGGGGACTGGACAGTGTGTGGAGAGAGCGTCAGTCTCCAGGAACCTG GTCACGCACCTGTGCTGGGTCCCCAGAGAACCATATATACTACAGACTTCTGAAGATAAAACCATCAG ATTATGGGACAGTCGGGGGCTGCAGGTGGCTCATATATTTCCCACAAAGCAACACATTCAGACCTACTGCGAGGTCAGTGAGGATGGACACAAGTGTATCTCCTGCAGCAACGGCTTTGGAGGGGAAGGCTGTGAAGCCACG CTGTGGGACCTAAGGCAGACACGGACCAGAATATGTGAGTATAAGGGGCATTTCCAGACTGTTGCATCCGGTGTCTTTCTTCCAAGAGCATTGGCTTTGATGCCTGTCATTGCTACCTCATCACATGACAGCAAGGTGAAGATTTGGAACCAGGATACCGGAG CCTGCCTGTTCACCTTGTCGCTGGATGGATCAGGACCTTTGACTTCCCTGGCCGTTGGCGACACCATCTCCTTATTGTGTGCAAGTTTCCGCAGAGGAATTCACTTACTCAGGGTGGACCACAGCCGAGGACTGGAGCTGCGGGAAGTGGCAGCATTCTGA